The nucleotide sequence AAGTCTCCTTTTGGTCTGGTAGATTTAGCTGGTGTTCTGATCTGGTTGGTCGCAATTGCAGGTGAGTTGACAGCAGACAGACAACTGTCCCGTTTTCGTGCCAATCCAGTTCACAAAGGGCAGGTCTGTCGAGAAGGACTCTGGAACTATTCCCGACATCCCAACTATTTTTTTGAATGGCTGCACTGGTGGGCTTATGTCTGTCTGGCTTTGAGTGCCCCCTGGGGTTGGCTCACACTGTTCGGCCCCATTCTGATGTTGCATTTTATTATTAACGTGACCGGAATTCCTCCAACAGAAGCGCAGGCTTTGAAAAGTCGTGGTGATGCGTATCGAGAATATCAGCGAACGACGAGTGCTTTTTTTCCCTGGCTACCCCGTTCAAAACAGGTGACAACATGAACTATGAAACATTAACCAAAATTGGAATTGAGCTGGTAGAGCGGGGCTGGGTACCGGATGTGATCGTTCGTCGTGCGATCAGAAAACTCTGCGCTCAAAGGTTGTCGAATCTGGAAACTGGTGATCCAGAATCAAATAGCAAGATACAGCAGAACTTCATTGACGCCAGTCGGCAAGGCCCCATTGCATTAGTGCCGGAAAAGGCCAACGAGCAACATTACGAAGTACCCGCTGAATTCTACAAGAGCGTGTTAGGCAGCCATCGCAAGTACAGTTGCTGTTACTGGCCTGAAGGTGTGGAAACACTGGATGAAGCAGAGGCATCCGCTCTAAGTGAGACTTGTCAGCATGCGGATATTCAGGATGGCATGTCGATACTCGAACTGGGCTGCGG is from Gimesia maris and encodes:
- a CDS encoding DUF1295 domain-containing protein: MNLWLMILYGWLSMSAVMALLWLLQRKTGDAGIVDVAWGMGVGLLTLFFVWGRHDGDMTRRIVLAVLAMGWALRLSGYVLWRVMTMPEDGRYQTLKENWGSAAQYRMFWFYQLQAAGSLLFALPMLIAAGGKSPFGLVDLAGVLIWLVAIAGELTADRQLSRFRANPVHKGQVCREGLWNYSRHPNYFFEWLHWWAYVCLALSAPWGWLTLFGPILMLHFIINVTGIPPTEAQALKSRGDAYREYQRTTSAFFPWLPRSKQVTT